A genomic window from Sorex araneus isolate mSorAra2 chromosome 2, mSorAra2.pri, whole genome shotgun sequence includes:
- the BRME1 gene encoding break repair meiotic recombinase recruitment factor 1 produces MNKRKKLHPSGVRTKSPKTPRLEDTDEVPPSSQLSQLPPHPPEEPDDPAVLSAQCSRADPELVAPSFPDEEEATSSTRPLQLPQKEPAATPPSQTSAGRFVPQFARPRKTTPRQVESEEELQTQAVCSEAQLEPTQAEGICPQHSSQSPGMEDPPPAAPPGTSPEWGSIPCASESQVSASRSCPPDGAAAESGPGLKDHLPSRDAGHCPDPGVMHGGGDTELPDHGTDPEPQSTATGPPEHSPGGPGRGVCQSSQSAPCTPSRPLVITDERTGLEEPEQRAIEGFGQNRQPDLEAPGEDQSGVLPLLEYCAPLPGETVTSRGEPGGEDETPYIIPPPTIQDLTVGTELSSHPASEAHTKGAHMQMPGALGDGVPPNLLPQPPGELCCSSQSSGCQLNPPAPQDVEDMPSCSPAGQREQPADPVEEADWGGSAALEFDFLLDSQIQDSLVAPDPPTPLKQLSQWSGLSPGQHAEEGHHVPALPRSQVAAPAHQATSVEDATDTVRGLVLELSNLNRLVMSTHRDLEACRRLRLRKGKPVTPGPRAPGGPSWRDDP; encoded by the exons ATGAACAAGAGGAAGAAATTGCACCCCTCAG GAGTCCGAACCAAATCCCCCAAGACTCCAAGGCTGGAAGACACTGACGAGGTGCCCCCAAGTTCCCAGCTGAGCCagcttcctcctcatcctccagaAGAGCCCGATGACCCAGCAGTACTGTCTGCCCAGTGTAGCAGGGCAGACCCAGAGCTGGTGGCCCCCAG CTTCCCTGATGAGGAAGAAGCAACCTCATCAACCAGGCCCCTCCAGCTGCCACAGAAGGAACCAGCTGCCACTCCTCCTTCCCAG ACCTCTGCTGGGAGGTTTGTCCCGCAGTTTGCCCGGCCCAGGAAGACAACACCAAGACAGGTGGAGTCAGAGGAGGAGCTCCAGACTCAGGCCGTTTGCTCG GAAGCCCAGCTGGAGCCGACCCAGGCCGAGGGCATCTGCCCACAGCACAGCAGCCAGAGCCCTGGCATGGAGGACCCTCCACCAGCAGCTCCCCCTGGCACCTCTCCTGAATGGGGGTCTATACCCTGTGCTTCAGAGAGCCAAGTCTCAGCATCCAGGAGCTGTCCTCCAGACGGTGCTGCTGCAGAGAGTGGGCCCGGCCTGAAAGATCACCTGCCCAGCAGGGATGCTGGACACTGCCCAGACCCAGGAGTGATGCATGGGGGAGGCGACACTGAACTGCCTGACCACGGCACAGACCCAGAGCCCCAGTCTACAGCCACTGGTCCCCCCGAACACTCCCCTGGTGGGCCCGGTAGGGGAGTATGTCAGAGCAGTCAGAGTGCCCCGTGTACCCCCTCTAGGCCCCTTGTCATCACAGATGAGCGCACAGGCCTCGAGGAGCCAGAACAGAGGGCCATAGAGGGGTTTGGGCAGAACAGACAGCCAGATTTGGAGGCCCCAGGGGAAGATCAGAGCGGGGTCCTACCCCTCTTAGAGTACTGTGCGCCTCTTCCTGGAGAGACGGTGACCAGCAGAGGGGAGCCAGGGGGAGAAGATGAGACCCCCTATATTATCCCGCCTCCCACCATCCAAGACCTCACTGTGGGTACAGAGCTTTCCAGCCACCCGGCCTCAGAGGCACATACCAAGGGTGCTCACATGCAGATGCCAGGGGCACTGGGGGATGGGGTTCCCCCAAATTtgcttccccagcccccaggagagcTTTGTTGCTCCAGCCAGAGCTCAGGGTGCCAGCTCaaccccccagcacctcaggatGTGGAGGACATGCCTTCCTGCAGCCCAGCAGGCCAGCGTGAGCAGCCCGCTGACCCAGTAGAGGAGGCTGACTGGGGTGGCTCTGCCGCCCTCGAGTTTGATTTCCTGCTGGACAGCCAGATCCAGGATTCCCTGGTTGCCCCTGACCCCCCGACACCCCTTAAGCAG CTCTCCCAGTGGAGTGGGCTGAGCCCAGGCCAGCACGCAGAGGAAGGCCACCACGTTCCAGCCCTTCCAAG GTCCCAGGTGGCGGCTCCGGCCCACCAAGCCACCAGCGTGGAGGATGCCACAGACACGGTACGGGGCCTGGTGCTCGAGCTCTCCAACCTCAA TCGACTGGTCATGAGCACCCACCGAGACCTCGAGGCCTGCAGGCGGCTCCGCCTCCGGAAGGGGAAGCCTGTGACCCCGGGCCCCCGCGCTCCTGGGGGGCCCTCCTGGCGGGATGACCCATAG
- the NANOS3 gene encoding nanos homolog 3 — protein MGTFDLWTDYLGLARLVGALREEEEPKVRLAPQPEPVPATGPPRPCPEASPVPERLCSFCKHNGESRAIYQSHVLKDESGRVLCPILRDYVCPQCGATRERAHTRRFCPLTSQGYTSVYSYTTRNSAGKRLARPEKARMQDAGHRRGGATAGGEGPRGAGKPSGHPGPSSCCPSTST, from the exons ATGGGAACCTTCGATCTGTGGACTGACTACCTGGGCCTGGCCCGCTTGGTGGGTGCTCTGCGCGAGGAAGAAGAGCCCAAGGTCAGGCTGGCCCCCCAGCCAGAGCCCGTCCCGGCAACAGGGCCCCCGAGGCCCTGCCCGGAGGCCTCCCCAGTGCCTGAGCGCCTGTGTTCCTTCTGCAAACACAATGGCGAGTCCCGGGCCATCTACCAGTCGCATGTGCTCAAGGATGAGTCAGGCCGGGTGCTGTGCCCCATCCTCCGAGACTACGTGTGCCCCCAGTGCGGCGCCACCCGTGAGCGCGCCCACACCCGCCGCTTCTGCCCGCTCACCAGCCAGGGCTACACCTCCGTCTACAGCTACACCACCCGCAACTCTGCCGGGAAGAGGCTGGCACGGCCCGAGAAAGCCCGGATGCAGGACGCGGGGCACCGCCGAGGAGGGGCAACTGCCGGAGGTGAAG GTCCCCGAGGAGCCGGCAAGCCTTCTGGACATCCTGGACCCTCTTCCTGCTGTCCCTCCACTTCCACCTAG